The [Pseudomonas] carboxydohydrogena genome includes a window with the following:
- the flgA gene encoding flagellar basal body P-ring formation chaperone FlgA — MTNTIMKTGLAFAALLLAASPALADPTQDVIHGPSLRASVVISSDVVRIGDLVDNAGTAAQIAIYRAPDLGTTGMVRTAQLIETLRANQVVGVDTHSLKEVAITRASRPLPARDVEQQVAKALAHRGGLGEAENLSLTFDRELRDVQLDPALTGEMIPVATYYDPRSGRFDVLFDIASDTSTTPAKLRFTGTAIETVQAAVLMRPMERNDIIKASDVSIERRPKAEVGSDGISLDRAIGMQMRRAMRAGQALRTLDLAKADLVTRDQGITLIYEAPGIYLTGRGKALEAGTKGDTVSVINQQSKRTVQGIVVGPGQVAIIAAQPRVMRPATLAANSAATGKIE, encoded by the coding sequence ATGACAAACACCATCATGAAGACCGGCCTCGCCTTCGCCGCACTCCTGCTTGCCGCTTCGCCCGCGCTCGCGGACCCCACGCAGGACGTGATCCACGGTCCCTCGCTGCGCGCCAGCGTCGTGATCTCGAGCGACGTGGTTCGGATCGGCGATCTCGTCGACAACGCAGGCACCGCCGCGCAGATCGCGATCTATCGCGCGCCCGACCTCGGCACCACCGGCATGGTGCGCACCGCGCAATTGATCGAGACGCTGCGCGCCAATCAGGTGGTCGGCGTCGATACCCATAGCCTCAAGGAAGTCGCGATCACCCGCGCCTCGCGTCCGCTGCCCGCCAGGGATGTCGAGCAGCAGGTGGCGAAGGCGCTCGCGCATCGCGGCGGCCTCGGCGAGGCGGAGAACCTGTCGCTGACCTTCGACCGCGAACTGCGCGACGTGCAGCTCGATCCCGCGCTGACCGGCGAGATGATCCCGGTCGCGACCTATTACGATCCGCGCAGCGGCCGCTTCGACGTGCTGTTCGACATCGCCAGCGACACCTCGACCACGCCCGCGAAGCTGCGCTTCACCGGAACCGCGATCGAGACCGTGCAGGCCGCCGTGCTGATGCGTCCGATGGAACGCAACGACATCATCAAGGCGTCCGACGTCAGCATCGAGCGCCGTCCCAAGGCCGAAGTCGGCTCCGACGGAATTTCGCTCGACCGCGCGATCGGCATGCAGATGCGCCGCGCGATGCGCGCCGGACAGGCGCTGCGGACCCTCGATCTCGCCAAGGCCGATCTGGTGACGCGCGATCAGGGGATCACGCTGATCTACGAGGCGCCCGGCATCTACCTCACCGGCCGGGGCAAGGCGCTCGAGGCCGGCACCAAGGGCGACACCGTCAGCGTCATCAATCAGCAATCGAAACGCACCGTGCAGGGCATCGTGGTCGGGCCGGGCCAGGTCGCCATCATCGCCGCCCAGCCGCGCGTCATGCGGCCCGCCACCCTCGCCGCCAACTCCGCCGCAACCGGAAAGATCGAGTAA
- the fliL gene encoding flagellar basal body-associated protein FliL yields the protein MADEDQVVEGAEEVAAEAAPSGKRKIFMIAGAVVLTLVVSALGWYVFLRGGHDGQHGKEEAKVAAPPVFLDVPDVLVNLASNPGERIQYLKVKAVLELKEAPLVEKVKPAMPRVTDLFQTYLRELRANDLNGSVGLFRMKEELTKRVNAAIAPEHVNAVLFKEVVIQ from the coding sequence ATGGCAGACGAGGATCAGGTCGTGGAAGGCGCCGAGGAGGTCGCGGCCGAGGCTGCGCCGAGCGGCAAGCGCAAGATCTTCATGATCGCGGGCGCGGTGGTGCTGACCCTCGTGGTGAGCGCGCTGGGTTGGTACGTGTTCCTGCGCGGCGGCCATGACGGGCAGCATGGCAAGGAGGAAGCCAAGGTCGCGGCGCCTCCGGTCTTCCTCGACGTTCCCGATGTGCTGGTGAACCTCGCCAGCAATCCGGGCGAGCGCATCCAGTATCTCAAGGTCAAGGCCGTGCTGGAGCTGAAGGAGGCGCCGCTGGTCGAGAAGGTCAAGCCGGCGATGCCGCGCGTCACCGACCTGTTCCAGACCTATCTGCGCGAACTGCGCGCCAACGATCTCAATGGCTCGGTCGGTCTGTTCCGGATGAAGGAAGAACTGACCAAGCGCGTCAACGCCGCGATCGCGCCGGAGCATGTCAACGCCGTGCTGTTCAAGGAAGTGGTAATTCAATGA
- the flgJ gene encoding flagellar assembly peptidoglycan hydrolase FlgJ, whose product MNASSSVTLVNGRPDPVFAKALEKVSPENQAKAKTKAEDFEAVFLNSMFSQMMSGVKGDGPFGDTKSTGVWRSMMVDQYARSFAKAGGIGIGNEVYRMLITQQANKAA is encoded by the coding sequence ATGAACGCATCGTCCTCCGTCACGCTCGTCAACGGCCGCCCCGATCCGGTGTTCGCCAAGGCGCTGGAGAAAGTCTCGCCGGAAAATCAGGCCAAGGCCAAAACCAAGGCGGAGGATTTCGAGGCGGTGTTCCTCAACTCGATGTTCTCGCAGATGATGTCCGGCGTGAAAGGCGACGGCCCGTTCGGCGACACCAAAAGCACCGGGGTCTGGCGCTCGATGATGGTCGATCAGTACGCCCGCTCTTTCGCCAAGGCCGGGGGCATCGGCATCGGCAATGAAGTCTACCGCATGTTGATCACGCAACAGGCCAACAAGGCGGCCTAA
- the flgF gene encoding flagellar basal-body rod protein FlgF, with product MENTTLIALSRQMTLERQLDVVANNVANVGTNGYKSDSSLFEEYLRSGAHEDNFTGGDRRVSFVQDRATVRDFSQGPLENTKAPLDVAISGKGFFTVQTPNGERYTRDGRFQINSQGQLVNSSGYPVLGTNGVITFQQTDHDIKITDDGTITVLEGTITQTDSLRGKLKLTSFANTQQLQKEGSNLFAAPANVAGQADTKSTVKEGFIERSNVNAIAEMSRMLEITRTYQNISNLLQQQADLRKNAIQSLAEVPA from the coding sequence ATGGAGAACACGACTCTCATCGCGCTATCGCGCCAGATGACGCTTGAGCGGCAGCTCGACGTGGTCGCCAACAACGTGGCGAACGTCGGCACCAATGGCTACAAGTCCGATTCCTCGCTGTTCGAGGAATATCTGCGCTCGGGCGCCCATGAGGACAATTTCACAGGCGGCGACCGGCGCGTCAGCTTCGTGCAGGACCGCGCCACGGTCCGCGACTTTTCGCAAGGCCCGCTCGAGAACACCAAGGCTCCGCTCGATGTCGCCATCAGCGGCAAGGGCTTCTTCACGGTGCAGACGCCGAACGGCGAGCGCTACACCCGCGACGGCCGCTTCCAGATCAATTCGCAGGGCCAGCTCGTCAACTCCAGCGGCTATCCGGTCCTCGGCACCAACGGCGTCATCACCTTCCAGCAGACCGACCATGACATCAAGATCACGGACGACGGCACCATCACGGTTCTGGAAGGCACCATCACCCAGACCGACTCCCTGCGCGGCAAGCTGAAGCTCACCTCCTTCGCCAACACGCAGCAATTGCAGAAGGAAGGCTCGAACCTGTTCGCGGCGCCCGCGAATGTCGCCGGTCAGGCCGACACGAAATCCACCGTCAAGGAAGGCTTCATCGAGCGCTCGAACGTCAACGCGATCGCCGAGATGAGCCGGATGCTGGAAATCACCCGTACCTACCAGAACATCTCGAATTTGCTGCAACAGCAGGCGGATCTGCGGAAGAACGCGATCCAGTCGCTCGCCGAAGTCCCGGCCTGA
- a CDS encoding flagellin, with amino-acid sequence MSDIVLSASVRQNLLSLQSTADLLSTTQNRLATGKKVNTALDNPTNYFTAASLDNRASDISNLLDGIGNGVQVLQAANTGITSLQKLVDSAKSVANQALQATVGYSTKSSISATIAGATADDLRGTSTRTDATATAGAAIYSASAAVATTATVLSSMTDSTGGTTGTGIANGDTLTINGKTITFQTGTAALAGSGNAYTLGIGTTVGDLLGAINTLQGGSAASTFASGQFTLHTGTDADLAVTGSAGVLAKLGLTAAAANTATRGTSGGISGLSLSFGAVGSGTATTINFGDGTGGTVKSLNDLNAKLSADNLLATIDSSGTLTITTTNDAASSAIGTVTGTAAGAGKAFENASTGASAATGGAPIQDASALAVRANLVSQYNNILDQITSTSQDSSFNGVNLLNGDQLKLTFNETGKSTLKIQGVTFNAAGLGLSSLTAGTDFLDNSSANSVISSLDKASSTLRTEASALGSNLSIVQIRQDFSKNLINVLQTGSSNLTLADTNEEAANSQALSTRQSIAVSALALANQSQQSVLQLLR; translated from the coding sequence ATGTCAGATATCGTTCTCTCGGCGTCAGTCCGCCAGAACCTGCTGTCGCTCCAGTCGACCGCAGACCTGTTGTCCACCACGCAGAACCGTCTCGCCACCGGCAAGAAGGTCAACACTGCTCTCGACAACCCGACCAACTATTTCACCGCTGCTTCTCTCGACAACCGCGCGAGCGACATCAGCAACCTCCTCGATGGCATCGGCAACGGCGTGCAGGTTCTTCAGGCCGCCAACACCGGCATCACCTCGCTGCAAAAGCTGGTCGACTCCGCGAAGTCCGTCGCCAACCAGGCGCTGCAAGCGACCGTCGGCTACTCGACCAAGTCGAGCATTTCGGCGACGATCGCCGGCGCGACCGCCGACGATCTGCGCGGCACCTCCACCCGCACCGACGCGACGGCAACCGCTGGCGCCGCTATCTATTCGGCGTCCGCCGCAGTGGCAACCACCGCGACCGTCCTGTCGTCGATGACGGACTCGACCGGCGGCACCACGGGCACCGGTATCGCCAACGGTGACACGCTCACCATCAACGGCAAGACCATCACCTTCCAGACCGGTACCGCCGCGCTCGCGGGCTCGGGCAATGCCTACACGCTGGGTATCGGCACGACCGTCGGCGACTTGCTGGGTGCGATCAACACGTTGCAGGGCGGTAGCGCTGCCTCGACCTTCGCCTCCGGCCAGTTCACCCTCCACACCGGCACCGATGCCGATCTGGCCGTTACGGGAAGCGCCGGCGTGCTTGCCAAGCTGGGCCTGACCGCCGCCGCCGCTAACACGGCAACGCGCGGTACGAGCGGTGGTATCTCCGGTCTGTCGCTGTCGTTCGGCGCCGTCGGCTCCGGCACGGCGACCACCATCAACTTCGGTGATGGCACCGGCGGCACGGTCAAGTCGCTCAACGACCTGAACGCCAAGCTGTCGGCGGACAACCTGCTCGCCACGATCGACTCCAGCGGCACGCTGACGATCACCACCACGAACGATGCGGCTTCCTCCGCCATCGGCACCGTGACCGGCACCGCGGCCGGCGCTGGCAAGGCGTTCGAGAACGCTTCGACCGGGGCTTCCGCTGCTACGGGTGGCGCTCCGATCCAGGACGCTTCGGCCCTCGCGGTTCGTGCGAACCTGGTGTCGCAGTACAACAACATCCTGGACCAGATCACCTCGACCTCCCAGGACTCGTCGTTCAACGGCGTCAACCTGCTCAATGGCGATCAGCTCAAGCTGACCTTCAACGAGACCGGCAAGTCCACCCTGAAGATCCAGGGCGTGACCTTCAATGCCGCCGGCCTCGGCCTCTCGTCGCTGACCGCGGGCACGGACTTCCTCGACAACTCGTCGGCGAACTCCGTGATCTCGAGCCTCGACAAGGCCAGCTCCACGCTGCGCACCGAAGCTTCGGCTTTGGGTTCGAACCTCTCGATCGTGCAGATCCGTCAGGACTTCTCGAAGAACCTGATCAACGTCTTGCAGACCGGCTCGTCGAACCTCACTCTGGCCGACACCAACGAGGAAGCGGCGAACAGCCAGGCGCTGTCGACCCGCCAGTCGATCGCGGTCTCCGCGCTCGCCCTCGCCAACCAGTCGCAGCAGAGCGTGTTGCAGCTGCTCCGCTAA
- the dksA gene encoding RNA polymerase-binding protein DksA, whose translation MNERQREYFRAKLLAWKEEILREAKTTLQQLQEENVNHPDLADRASSETDRAIELRARDRQRKLISKIDAAIQRIEDNTYGYCEETGEPISLKRLEARPIATLSVEAQERHEKREKVYRDE comes from the coding sequence ATGAACGAACGGCAGCGCGAATACTTCCGCGCCAAACTTCTCGCCTGGAAAGAAGAGATCCTGCGCGAGGCGAAGACCACGCTTCAGCAGTTGCAGGAAGAAAACGTCAATCACCCCGATCTTGCCGATCGTGCATCGTCGGAAACCGACCGTGCCATCGAACTGCGCGCCCGCGATCGCCAGCGCAAGCTGATCTCCAAGATCGACGCCGCGATCCAGCGCATCGAGGACAACACCTACGGCTATTGCGAGGAGACCGGCGAGCCGATCTCGCTCAAGCGCCTCGAGGCGCGGCCGATCGCCACGCTGTCGGTCGAGGCGCAGGAACGGCATGAGAAGCGCGAGAAGGTCTATCGCGACGAATAG
- the flgG gene encoding flagellar basal-body rod protein FlgG — translation MRALYTAATGMAAQELSVQVISNNIANLRTTGYKKQMASFQDLLYEHVQRVGAQASDQGTVLPVGIDIGGGVKTVGTPRLMTQGTLSPVGGDLNIAIRGEGYFKIQLPDSTYAYTRDGSFTTDGQGRIVNAQGNLLQPTIAIPQNASQLTINAQGQVSVMLPGSTTPSVLGQINLTRFINKAGLQSVGDNLFTDTPASGPPQDGLANADGFGDIQQGNLEQANVEVVSEISDLIAAQRAYEMNAKVVSAADQMMQSTTGMLR, via the coding sequence ATGCGCGCACTCTACACCGCCGCGACGGGAATGGCCGCTCAGGAACTGAGCGTCCAGGTCATCTCCAACAACATCGCGAACCTTCGCACCACCGGCTACAAGAAGCAGATGGCGAGCTTTCAGGACCTGCTCTACGAGCACGTCCAGCGCGTCGGCGCGCAAGCCTCCGATCAGGGCACGGTGCTGCCGGTCGGCATCGACATCGGCGGCGGCGTCAAGACCGTCGGCACGCCGCGCCTGATGACGCAAGGCACGCTGTCTCCGGTCGGCGGCGATCTCAACATCGCGATCCGCGGCGAAGGCTATTTCAAGATCCAGTTGCCGGACAGCACCTACGCCTACACCCGTGACGGCTCGTTCACGACCGACGGCCAGGGCCGCATCGTCAACGCACAGGGCAATCTGTTGCAGCCGACCATCGCCATTCCGCAGAACGCCTCGCAGCTCACCATCAACGCGCAGGGTCAGGTCTCGGTGATGCTGCCGGGATCGACCACGCCTTCGGTGCTCGGCCAGATCAACCTCACCCGCTTCATCAACAAGGCCGGCCTGCAATCGGTCGGCGACAACCTCTTCACCGACACGCCGGCCTCCGGCCCGCCGCAGGACGGCCTCGCCAACGCCGACGGCTTCGGCGACATCCAGCAAGGCAACCTCGAACAGGCCAACGTCGAGGTGGTGTCCGAAATCTCCGACCTGATCGCGGCCCAGCGCGCCTACGAAATGAACGCCAAGGTCGTCAGCGCCGCCGACCAGATGATGCAATCCACCACCGGCATGCTGCGCTGA
- the flgH gene encoding flagellar basal body L-ring protein FlgH produces MYRHRKRHLLCTVAALTMIGFLAGGCSSLERLANIGEQPKLSTIDNPTTKAGYKPVSMPMPTPQPASYNPNSLWRNGSRAFFKDQRAHQVGDILTITVNITDKANIANESQRSRTNTENSGISNFFGLKKVPGTDSSGNMLTTGSTASSDGKGSVVRQEAVQTNVAAVVTQLLPNGNLVVEGKQEIRVNYEMRELVVAGIVRPEDIQSDNTIDSSKIAQARIAYGGRGQISDVQQPRYGQQVMDILLPF; encoded by the coding sequence ATGTACAGGCATCGAAAGCGTCATCTTCTCTGCACCGTTGCAGCACTCACGATGATCGGATTTCTCGCCGGCGGCTGCTCCTCGCTCGAGCGCCTCGCCAATATCGGCGAGCAGCCCAAGCTCTCGACGATCGACAATCCGACGACAAAGGCGGGCTACAAGCCGGTCTCGATGCCGATGCCGACGCCGCAGCCCGCGTCCTACAATCCGAACTCGCTGTGGCGGAACGGTTCGCGCGCCTTCTTCAAGGATCAGCGCGCCCATCAGGTCGGCGACATTCTCACCATCACCGTCAACATCACCGACAAGGCCAACATCGCCAACGAAAGCCAGCGCAGCCGCACGAACACCGAGAATTCCGGCATCAGCAATTTCTTCGGCCTGAAGAAGGTGCCCGGCACCGACAGTTCGGGCAACATGCTGACGACCGGCTCGACCGCATCGAGCGACGGCAAGGGCTCGGTGGTGCGTCAGGAGGCGGTGCAGACCAACGTCGCCGCCGTGGTCACGCAATTGCTGCCGAACGGCAATCTCGTCGTCGAGGGCAAGCAGGAGATCCGCGTCAATTACGAAATGCGCGAACTGGTAGTCGCGGGCATCGTGCGGCCCGAGGACATCCAGAGCGACAACACCATCGACTCCAGCAAGATCGCGCAGGCCCGCATCGCCTATGGCGGGCGCGGCCAGATCTCCGATGTCCAGCAGCCACGTTACGGACAACAGGTGATGGACATCCTGCTCCCGTTCTGA
- a CDS encoding flagellar basal body P-ring protein FlgI — MVRLFQALCGAAIAALIAIAPACATSRIKDLANIEGVRQNQLIGYGLVVGLNGTGDTLNNIPFTKQSLQAMLERMGVNIRGATIRTGNVAAVMVTGNLPAFATQGTRMDVTVSAMGDAKSLQGGTLLVTPLLGADGNVYAVAQGSLAIGGFQAEGQAASVTKGVPTNGRIANGALVEREIEFQLNRLPNVRLALRNGDFTTAKRIAAAVNDYLGTKVAEPVDPSTVQLSIPAEFKGNVVALLTEIEQLQVEPDMGAKIVIDERSGIIVMGRDVRVNTVAVAQGNLTVTISESPQVSQPNAFANGRTVITPNTSVGVREDGKKLALVKDGVSLQQLVDGLNGLGIGPRDMISILQAIKAAGAIQADIEVM; from the coding sequence ATGGTTCGGCTATTTCAGGCGCTGTGCGGAGCGGCCATCGCGGCATTGATCGCGATCGCGCCGGCTTGCGCGACATCGCGCATCAAGGATCTCGCCAATATCGAAGGCGTGCGCCAGAACCAGTTGATCGGTTACGGCCTCGTTGTCGGCCTCAACGGCACCGGCGACACCCTCAACAACATCCCCTTCACCAAGCAGTCGCTGCAAGCGATGCTGGAACGCATGGGCGTCAACATCCGCGGCGCCACGATCCGCACCGGCAACGTCGCCGCCGTGATGGTGACCGGCAACCTGCCCGCCTTCGCCACCCAGGGCACGCGGATGGACGTCACCGTCTCGGCGATGGGCGACGCCAAGAGCCTGCAAGGCGGCACCCTGCTCGTCACCCCCCTGCTCGGCGCCGACGGCAACGTCTACGCGGTCGCGCAAGGCTCGCTTGCGATCGGCGGTTTCCAGGCGGAAGGCCAGGCGGCCAGCGTCACCAAGGGCGTGCCGACCAACGGGCGCATCGCCAATGGCGCGCTGGTCGAACGCGAGATCGAATTCCAGCTCAACCGGCTGCCGAATGTGCGGCTCGCGCTGCGCAACGGCGACTTCACCACGGCCAAGCGCATCGCCGCCGCCGTCAACGACTATCTCGGCACCAAGGTCGCCGAGCCTGTCGATCCCTCGACCGTGCAGCTCAGCATTCCGGCGGAGTTCAAGGGCAACGTCGTCGCGCTGCTGACCGAGATCGAGCAGTTGCAGGTCGAGCCCGACATGGGCGCCAAGATCGTGATCGACGAACGCTCGGGCATCATCGTCATGGGCCGCGACGTGCGGGTCAACACCGTCGCCGTGGCGCAGGGCAACCTCACCGTGACGATTTCGGAAAGTCCGCAGGTCAGCCAGCCCAATGCATTCGCGAACGGGCGGACCGTGATCACGCCCAACACCAGTGTCGGCGTCCGGGAAGACGGCAAGAAGCTCGCGCTGGTGAAGGACGGCGTTTCGTTGCAGCAACTCGTCGACGGACTCAACGGATTGGGCATCGGCCCGCGCGACATGATCAGCATCCTGCAAGCGATCAAGGCCGCGGGCGCGATCCAGGCCGACATCGAGGTGATGTGA
- a CDS encoding tetratricopeptide repeat-containing glycosyltransferase family protein, with protein MRIASETAPMNRQQRRAAAKSHAPGGLQPAAALQLGIASHQIGRLAEAEAYYREALGGERQQPDALHLIGVVFMQTGRLPQGVELIRRAILLNDTNAEYFSNFGAGLNRLGDLDGAADAFCRALELKPDFATAFHDYGNVLLKQGKLEEALVCFTRAIGIDPFYTNAHHQRAKVLQRLGRHEEALAAFNEALAIKPDNAEALCRRGLVLLAMKRFDEALASAEQAKRIDPSYAEAFNVCGSTLHRIDRFDEALVNFDRALSLAPERTEVLLNRAATLDEMHRFQDGARDIAAALRNNPSYADIHWNDCLHRLLLGDFAGGWPKAEWRWKSPSLMMRNPHAAAPQWMGEPIEGKTILLYSDQGMGDAIFFARYAPLVAARGARVILQVEPLLIDLLRNVDGVAMCVEKGVQPPPFDLQCSLMSLPLAFGTTADSIPAKAPYLHPAIDHERWQERLAGLRAPRVGLVWSGNPNHINDHRRSIAFAQLAPLFSLPMTFVSLQKDIRPADRLAMAKHPQVLDLGSEVENFTDTAAVLSCLDVLISVDTSAVHLAGALGRPVWVLLPYTPDWRWLLDRQDSPWYPSARLFRQDAARDWSAVIDDVRMALQKLRR; from the coding sequence TTGAGGATCGCGAGCGAAACCGCGCCGATGAACCGCCAGCAGCGCCGAGCCGCCGCCAAATCCCATGCACCCGGTGGCCTTCAACCCGCGGCCGCATTGCAGCTCGGCATCGCGAGCCATCAGATCGGCCGTCTGGCCGAAGCCGAAGCCTATTATCGCGAAGCACTGGGCGGAGAGCGCCAGCAGCCCGATGCCCTGCATCTGATCGGCGTGGTCTTCATGCAGACCGGCCGGCTGCCTCAGGGCGTCGAATTGATCCGCCGCGCCATCCTGCTGAACGACACCAATGCCGAATATTTCTCCAATTTCGGTGCGGGCCTGAACCGGCTTGGCGATCTCGATGGCGCCGCGGATGCGTTTTGCCGTGCGCTTGAACTGAAACCGGATTTTGCGACCGCCTTTCACGACTACGGCAACGTCCTGTTGAAACAGGGGAAGCTGGAAGAGGCGCTTGTCTGTTTCACGCGCGCAATCGGGATCGATCCGTTTTATACCAACGCGCATCACCAGCGTGCGAAAGTCTTGCAGAGACTGGGGCGTCACGAAGAGGCGCTCGCGGCGTTCAACGAGGCGCTCGCGATCAAGCCGGATAATGCGGAGGCGCTGTGCCGCCGCGGTCTCGTTCTGCTTGCGATGAAGCGATTCGATGAAGCGCTCGCCAGTGCCGAGCAGGCGAAACGGATCGATCCGTCTTACGCCGAAGCCTTCAATGTCTGCGGCAGCACGCTGCATCGCATCGACCGTTTCGATGAAGCGCTGGTCAATTTCGACCGGGCGTTGTCGCTCGCGCCGGAGCGTACCGAAGTGCTGCTGAACCGCGCGGCGACGCTCGACGAGATGCACCGTTTTCAGGATGGCGCGCGCGATATCGCGGCTGCCTTGCGCAACAATCCATCCTATGCGGATATCCACTGGAACGATTGCCTGCATCGCCTGTTGCTGGGCGACTTTGCGGGCGGGTGGCCCAAGGCCGAGTGGCGCTGGAAGAGTCCGAGCCTGATGATGCGGAATCCCCACGCCGCTGCGCCGCAGTGGATGGGCGAGCCGATCGAAGGCAAGACCATTCTCCTCTACAGCGATCAGGGAATGGGCGATGCGATCTTTTTTGCGCGCTATGCGCCGCTGGTCGCCGCGCGCGGGGCGCGGGTGATCCTGCAAGTCGAGCCGCTGCTGATCGATCTTCTCAGGAATGTCGATGGCGTCGCCATGTGCGTCGAAAAGGGCGTTCAGCCGCCACCGTTCGATCTGCAATGCTCGCTCATGAGTTTGCCGCTCGCGTTCGGGACGACAGCGGACAGCATTCCCGCAAAGGCGCCTTATCTTCATCCGGCGATCGATCATGAGCGTTGGCAGGAGCGGCTCGCCGGCTTGCGCGCGCCGCGCGTGGGGCTGGTCTGGTCGGGTAATCCGAACCACATCAACGACCATCGCCGTTCGATCGCATTCGCGCAGCTTGCGCCACTGTTCAGCCTGCCGATGACTTTCGTCAGCCTGCAAAAGGATATCCGCCCGGCAGACCGCCTCGCGATGGCCAAGCATCCGCAGGTGCTCGATCTCGGCAGTGAAGTCGAAAATTTCACGGATACGGCAGCGGTGCTGTCGTGTCTCGATGTGCTGATCAGTGTCGATACCAGTGCCGTGCATCTCGCCGGTGCACTCGGCCGTCCGGTATGGGTGTTGTTGCCTTATACGCCCGACTGGCGCTGGCTGCTCGATCGGCAGGACTCTCCCTGGTATCCGAGCGCGCGGCTATTCCGGCAGGACGCGGCACGGGACTGGTCGGCCGTAATCGATGACGTTCGCATGGCCTTGCAGAAGTTGCGGCGCTGA
- a CDS encoding flagellar assembly protein FliX: MRINGPNGTTFGAPASSARRTGAGGFTLDEMTTATETRAATAPRAAAGIDALLALQGIEEDPTQRRRKSVARGRSALDLLDDLKIGMLSGTLDQSMVNRLRGAATDLKMSSGDAGLDQVLSEIELRVEVEIAKAAR, translated from the coding sequence ATGCGAATCAACGGACCCAACGGCACCACTTTCGGCGCACCCGCATCGAGCGCGCGGCGCACAGGCGCGGGCGGCTTCACGCTCGACGAGATGACGACGGCGACCGAGACCCGCGCCGCGACCGCGCCGCGCGCCGCCGCCGGCATCGATGCGCTGCTGGCGCTTCAGGGCATCGAGGAAGACCCGACCCAGCGCCGCAGGAAATCCGTCGCGCGCGGCAGAAGCGCGCTCGATCTTCTCGACGATCTCAAGATCGGGATGCTGTCGGGAACGCTGGACCAGTCCATGGTCAACCGGCTGCGCGGAGCGGCGACCGACCTGAAAATGAGTTCGGGCGACGCCGGACTCGATCAGGTGCTCTCCGAGATCGAACTGCGGGTCGAGGTCGAGATCGCCAAAGCCGCGCGGTAA
- the flaF gene encoding flagellar biosynthesis regulator FlaF has translation MSNAANAYARVAQTTSSPREIEAQALLKAARQLQDVMSNWGKAGTDVSGALLFNRKLWSILLSAVTSDESPQSIEIRQNIANIGTFVLSQTAEMQIAPKPELLKPLIEINCNLAAGLSGRA, from the coding sequence ATGTCGAACGCCGCCAACGCTTACGCCCGTGTTGCTCAAACCACATCTTCTCCGCGCGAAATCGAGGCTCAGGCATTGCTCAAGGCGGCGCGCCAGCTTCAGGACGTAATGAGCAACTGGGGCAAGGCGGGCACGGACGTTTCCGGCGCGTTGCTGTTCAACCGCAAGCTCTGGTCGATCCTGCTCAGTGCCGTCACCAGCGACGAGAGCCCGCAGAGCATCGAGATTCGCCAGAACATCGCCAACATCGGCACGTTCGTGCTGTCGCAGACGGCGGAAATGCAGATCGCGCCGAAGCCGGAATTGCTCAAGCCGCTGATCGAGATCAACTGCAACCTTGCCGCCGGTCTGTCCGGCCGCGCCTGA